In Elusimicrobiota bacterium, one DNA window encodes the following:
- the alr gene encoding alanine racemase: protein MKPLRWVEIDLGAIAANLRTVRRLVGPSAPVTAVVKGDAYGHGAARVAKACMDAGARDLAVTYLEEALPLRRAGVRSPILVMGPVDPAEAALAAKENLSVMVDNEPLLKALARRGRARPVSVQVKVDLGLRRWGIPLEGLADFLKKIEALPGLRLDGVFAHPGYMADKNAGEVDRRLRAFAAAVKPLLGPFPKARLHAADSAVLLDFPEFRLGGVRVGNLLYGMNPTKKDLPLKNPWFPQTRVVRVTRASPGDTVGYGSQFIAEKPMALGTLPVGYAHGFTMELAPARGNPYWVTVEGVRCPVVGRVGMSHSVVDLSGLSRPPREGDIAALPLRRTASALWEKVYK, encoded by the coding sequence TTGAAGCCCCTCCGCTGGGTGGAGATCGACCTCGGCGCCATCGCCGCCAACCTCCGGACGGTTCGGCGGCTTGTGGGGCCGTCGGCGCCGGTGACGGCCGTGGTCAAAGGCGACGCCTACGGCCACGGCGCGGCGCGGGTGGCCAAGGCCTGTATGGACGCGGGGGCCCGGGACCTGGCGGTGACCTATTTGGAAGAAGCCCTGCCCCTGCGCCGGGCCGGCGTTCGCTCGCCCATCCTGGTCATGGGCCCGGTGGACCCGGCGGAGGCGGCCCTGGCCGCCAAGGAAAATTTGTCGGTCATGGTGGACAACGAGCCCCTGCTCAAGGCCCTGGCCCGTCGGGGCCGCGCCCGGCCGGTGTCCGTTCAGGTGAAAGTGGATTTGGGTCTTCGCCGCTGGGGAATCCCCCTGGAGGGCCTGGCGGATTTCCTGAAAAAGATCGAAGCCCTGCCGGGCCTCCGGCTGGACGGCGTTTTCGCCCACCCGGGTTACATGGCGGACAAAAACGCCGGCGAAGTGGACCGCCGCCTGCGGGCCTTCGCCGCGGCGGTCAAGCCGCTCCTGGGGCCCTTCCCCAAGGCCCGCCTGCACGCGGCGGACAGCGCGGTCCTTTTGGATTTTCCGGAATTCCGATTGGGCGGCGTGCGGGTCGGCAACCTCCTTTACGGCATGAACCCGACGAAAAAAGACTTGCCGCTTAAAAACCCCTGGTTCCCCCAAACCCGGGTGGTCCGCGTGACCCGGGCCAGTCCCGGCGACACCGTCGGCTACGGAAGTCAATTCATCGCCGAAAAACCCATGGCCCTGGGCACCCTGCCCGTGGGCTACGCCCACGGCTTTACCATGGAGTTGGCCCCCGCCCGGGGAAACCCCTATTGGGTGACGGTCGAGGGCGTGCGGTGCCCCGTGGTCGGCCGCGTGGGCATGAGCCATTCGGTGGTGGACCTCTCCGGACTGTCCCGGCCGCCCCGGGAAGGCGACATCGCCGCCCTGCCTCTCCGCCGCACCGCTTCGGCCCTTTGGGAGAAGGTTTATAAATAG
- a CDS encoding peptidoglycan bridge formation glycyltransferase FemA/FemB family protein: MSAPRPWPGNAGRCSLKIDPDVPGPAELLTEALRRNGFRPAPSVGSLSGVQPRCVFRLDLRPTEEALLAGMDQKARYNIRLAEKKGVTVRPVSDRKDVETFFRLLQETAVRDKFLIRPLRYLLDIQEQFEPRGDAQFFLAEREGQAIAGSLALKSGPLCLYAYGASANTGRQYMPNHLVQWTMVRWAKAHGCLVYDFRGVPSNPLPDDPLFGLFRFKKGFGGVFTEFIGEFDRVYVPWLYWLWIYGWPLFKKIRHLLLFRRTSRTAGESD, translated from the coding sequence TTGAGCGCGCCCAGGCCCTGGCCCGGGAACGCCGGGCGGTGTTCCCTTAAAATCGACCCGGACGTGCCCGGCCCGGCGGAACTTCTCACGGAGGCCCTTCGGCGAAACGGGTTTCGGCCGGCCCCGTCCGTCGGCAGTTTGTCCGGCGTTCAGCCCCGGTGCGTTTTCCGCCTGGACCTGCGGCCGACGGAGGAGGCTCTCCTGGCCGGGATGGACCAGAAGGCCCGCTACAACATCCGACTGGCGGAAAAAAAGGGCGTCACCGTCCGCCCCGTGTCGGACCGGAAGGACGTGGAGACCTTTTTCCGCCTCCTGCAAGAAACCGCCGTGCGGGACAAATTTTTGATCCGCCCTCTTCGCTACCTGTTGGACATTCAGGAACAGTTCGAGCCCCGGGGCGACGCCCAGTTCTTTTTGGCCGAGCGCGAGGGCCAGGCCATCGCCGGGTCCCTGGCCTTGAAGAGCGGCCCCCTCTGCCTCTACGCCTACGGCGCCAGCGCCAACACCGGCCGCCAGTACATGCCCAACCACCTGGTTCAATGGACCATGGTCCGCTGGGCCAAGGCCCACGGCTGCCTCGTCTACGATTTTCGCGGCGTGCCGAGCAACCCCTTGCCCGACGATCCGCTCTTCGGCCTCTTCCGGTTTAAAAAAGGCTTCGGCGGCGTCTTCACGGAATTTATCGGGGAGTTCGACCGGGTCTACGTCCCCTGGCTCTATTGGTTGTGGATCTACGGCTGGCCCCTCTTTAAAAAAATCCGCCACCTGTTGTTGTTCCGACGGACGAGCCGCACGGCCGGGGAGTCCGATTGA
- a CDS encoding peptidoglycan bridge formation glycyltransferase FemA/FemB family protein — protein MNEPADAPNINTPPPPLLFGPGSAKGHPFQTEGWAEVKRRMGWRSHLLEVSRDGAVRAALRILEKDFPKIGYRFFYAPRGPILEAGWTAADLDALFERAQALARERRAVFP, from the coding sequence GTGAACGAACCCGCCGACGCCCCGAATATAAACACCCCGCCCCCCCCGTTGCTCTTTGGCCCCGGGTCGGCCAAAGGCCACCCCTTTCAGACGGAAGGGTGGGCCGAGGTCAAGCGCCGCATGGGTTGGCGGTCCCACCTCCTGGAAGTGAGCCGGGACGGCGCCGTGCGGGCCGCCCTGCGAATCCTCGAAAAAGATTTCCCCAAAATCGGCTACCGGTTTTTCTACGCGCCCCGGGGGCCGATCCTGGAGGCGGGATGGACCGCCGCGGATTTGGACGCGCTCTTTGAGCGCGCCCAGGCCCTGGCCCGGGAACGCCGGGCGGTGTTCCCTTAA